One stretch of Cygnus olor isolate bCygOlo1 chromosome 1, bCygOlo1.pri.v2, whole genome shotgun sequence DNA includes these proteins:
- the PUS7 gene encoding LOW QUALITY PROTEIN: pseudouridylate synthase 7 homolog (The sequence of the model RefSeq protein was modified relative to this genomic sequence to represent the inferred CDS: inserted 1 base in 1 codon), protein METVEMNSVSLKRPHSEDDVANADEIKRQKISEKSQTGNNSGQSVETVNEQPDKSLLEDTKNEIIPNEEGEEQEDEELEDSDEDGDPESFADMMKHGLTESDVGITKFVSSHKGFSGILKERYSDFVVHEIGKDGRVSHLDDFSVPVDDEDPSEETFTVLSEEDKQRLEELQLLKNKETSVAIEVIEDSKEKRTVIHQAVKSLFPGLETKTEDRDGKKYIIAYHAAGKKALANPRKHSWPKSRGSYCHFVLYKENKDTMDAINVLSKFLRVKPNIFSYMGTKDKRAITVQEIAVLRITAQRLAHLNKCLMNFKLGNFSYKNHPLKLGELQGNHFTVVLRNITGTDDQIEQAMNSLREIGFINYYGMQRFGTTAVPTYQIGRAILQNNWNEVMDLILKPRPGAEKGYLVKCREEWXKTKDPAAALKKLPVKRCVEGQLLRGLLKYGMKNIISAFGIIPRNNRLMYIHSYQSYVWNNMVSKRIEEYGLKAVPGDLTLKGATAVHIEEGDVHNYTIHDVVMPLPGFDVIYPKHKIGEAYKEMLVADNLDINNMRHKIRDYSLSGAYRKIIIRPQNVNWEVVAYDDPKIPLFTTDLDKLEGKPLPVLPTDGKFRALKMEFSLPPSTYATMAIREVLKMDTSIKNQTQLNTTWLR, encoded by the exons ATGGAAACTGTAGAAATGAATAGCGTATCCTTGAAACGTCCTCATTCTGAGGATGATGTGGCTAATGCAGACGAAATTAAAAGACAGAAGATCTCAGAGAAGTCTCAGACAGGGAACAACTCTGGGCAGAGCGTTGAGACTGTAAACGAACAACCTGACAAATCTCTGCTTGAGGACAcgaaaaatgaaataatcccCAATGAGGAAGGTGAGGAGCAAGAAGATGAGGAACTAGAGGACAGTGATGAAGATGGAGATCCAGAGAGCTTTGCAGACATGATGAAGCATGGACTGACAGAAAGTGATGTTGGCATAACTAAATTTGTTAGCTCTCATAAAGGGTTTTCTGGAATCTTAAAAGAGAG ATACTCGGACTTTGTTGTTCATGAAATAGGCAAAGATGGACGTGTGAGCCATTTAGATGACTTTTCTGTCCCAGTGGATGATGAG GACCCATCGGAAGAAACATTTACAGTTTTGTCAGAGGAAGACAAGCAGCGTTTAGAGGAGCTCCAGCTTCTTAAGAATAAAGAAACTAGTGTTGCTATCGAG GTAATTGAAGacagtaaagagaaaagaacagtcATCCATCAAGCTGTTAAGTCCTTGTTTCCTGGACTGGAGACTAAAACAGAAGATcgagatggaaaaaaatacattattgcCTATCATGCTGCTGGGAAAAAAGCACTGGCAA atccAAGAAAACACTCTTGGCCAAAATCTAGGGGAAGCTACTGCCATTTTGTACTGTACAAGGAGAACAAGGATACTATGGATGCCATTAATGTCCTATCAAAATTTTTAAG AGTGAAGCCAAACATATTTTCCTACATGGGAACTAAAGATAAAAGGGCTATAACAGTTCAAGAAATTGCTGTTCTTAG aatCACTGCACAAAGACTTGCTCATCTGAATAAATGCTTGATGAACTTTAAATTAGGAAATTTCAGTTACAAGAACCATCCGCTGAAATTAGGAGAGCTGCAAGGGAACCATTTCACTGTTGTTCTCAG aaATATAACAGGAACTGATGACCAGATAGAACAAGCAATGAACTCTCTCAGGGAAATTGGATTCATTAATTACTATGGAATGCAAAGATTCGGGACTACAGCTGTTCCTACATACCAAATTGGCAG AGCTATTCTACAGAACAATTGGAATGAAGTAATGGATTTGATATTAAAACCACGACCAGGAG CTGAAAAGGGATACTTAGTAAAATGCAGAGAAGAAT GCAAGACTAAAgatccagcagcagccctcaaGAAACTACCTGTAAAAAGGTGCGTGGAGGGACAGCTTCTACGTGGACTCTTAAAGTATGGAATGAAGAACATAATCTCTGCATTTGGCATA aTACCAAGAAACAATCGTTTAATGTACATTCATAGCTACCAGAGTTACGTCTGGAATAATATGGTGAGCAAGAGAATAGAAGAATATGGGCTTAAAGCTGTACCGGGAGATCTCACACTTAAAGGAg CCACAGCTGTTCACATTGAAGAAGGAGATGTTCATAACTACACCATCCATGACGTTGTGATGCCCTTGCCTGGATTTGACGTTATTTATCCAAAGCATAAAA tTGGTGAGGCCTACAAGGAAATGCTTGTAGCTGACAATCTTGATATCAACAACATGAGGCATAAGATCAGAGATTATTCACTTTCTGGAGCATACAGAAAGATTATTATTCGACCTCAGAATGTCAATTG GGAAGTTGTTGCATATGATGATCCTAAAATCCCATTATTTACTACGGATTTGGATAAGTTGGAAGGAAAACCATTACCAGTTCTTCCTACAG ATGGTAAGTTCAGGGCACTGAAGATGGagttctcccttcccccgtcCACCTATGCTACTATGGCGATTCGAGAAGTTTTGAAAATGGACACAAGCATAAAAAACCAGACACAACTGAATACTACCTGGTTACGCTGA